A section of the Vescimonas fastidiosa genome encodes:
- a CDS encoding ParM/StbA family protein, producing the protein MLVCVDHGNKQIKTASRVFTSGLVESDTRPPFGDNILFYRGKYYTLSDQRIPYTRDKTEDDRFFILTLFAIAYEINAAGQYAPDRLMNIQLAVGLPPAHYGTQYKRFAQYFLNRGVIGFEFNGRKYSICITEAVCFPQALAATAPVFKRLQLGTVAKATVIDIGGFTADYLSLRYGAADWASCDSLENGVITLYNRLLSKIRADHDLLLEETDIDSILTGCSTEYGSEIQTLVERGAESFVADLFRTLRERKIELRTGKVIFVGGGSLLLRKQIEKSGKVGTAIFVEEIGANASGYGLLYAATKTSR; encoded by the coding sequence ATGTTAGTCTGTGTAGACCACGGAAATAAACAAATTAAAACGGCCAGTCGGGTATTTACATCCGGACTGGTAGAGAGCGATACCCGTCCCCCTTTCGGTGACAACATCCTATTTTATCGGGGAAAATACTACACGCTCTCCGACCAGCGAATCCCCTATACCCGGGATAAAACAGAGGACGACCGATTTTTTATCCTGACGTTGTTCGCCATCGCTTACGAGATCAACGCGGCAGGCCAGTATGCCCCGGATCGGCTGATGAACATTCAGCTTGCCGTTGGGCTGCCCCCTGCGCATTATGGAACGCAGTATAAACGCTTTGCCCAGTATTTCCTGAACCGCGGTGTGATCGGGTTTGAATTCAATGGGAGGAAATACTCCATCTGCATCACGGAGGCGGTCTGCTTCCCACAGGCGCTGGCAGCTACGGCTCCGGTGTTCAAGCGGCTCCAGCTCGGCACAGTTGCCAAGGCCACTGTGATCGACATAGGCGGTTTTACTGCCGATTACCTCTCCCTGCGCTATGGCGCAGCAGACTGGGCTTCCTGCGATTCGCTGGAAAACGGCGTCATTACACTCTATAACCGATTGCTGTCCAAGATTCGTGCCGACCATGATCTGCTGCTGGAGGAAACGGACATTGACTCCATTCTCACAGGTTGCAGTACAGAGTACGGCAGTGAGATCCAAACACTGGTAGAGCGCGGCGCGGAGTCCTTCGTGGCGGACCTTTTCCGTACTCTGCGGGAGCGGAAGATCGAGCTGCGTACCGGCAAGGTTATTTTTGTAGGCGGCGGCTCTCTGCTGCTTCGGAAACAGATCGAAAAGTCCGGTAAGGTCGGTACAGCCATCTTTGTGGAGGAGATCGGCGCCAACGCTTCCGGGTACGGTCTCTTGTATGCGGCTACGAAGACGAGTAGGTGA
- a CDS encoding GTP pyrophosphokinase: MSENLFGLTVAADKGLDDLQCQRLLSENRRYQEVMLQYRCALKALESRLEILNEEFSLQHDRNPIESMKSRLKSPSSIMNKMQKRGLSLDFPTMQANIMDIAGVRVICSFEEDVFFLAKCLKEQSDIEIITEKDYISHPKPNGYRSLHLTIRLPVFFAEKESRVPVEIQLRTIAMDFWASLEHTIRYKKNLPINTEVETELKECADSSREWDTKMEHLLHILT; the protein is encoded by the coding sequence ATGAGTGAAAATCTATTTGGTTTGACGGTTGCAGCAGATAAAGGCTTGGATGATTTGCAGTGCCAGCGCCTTTTAAGTGAAAATCGCAGGTATCAGGAAGTCATGCTGCAATACCGCTGCGCACTGAAAGCACTTGAAAGCAGGTTGGAAATTCTGAACGAAGAGTTTTCATTGCAGCATGACCGCAATCCGATAGAAAGTATGAAAAGCCGCTTGAAGTCGCCGTCCAGCATTATGAACAAGATGCAGAAGCGCGGACTTTCTCTGGATTTCCCGACCATGCAGGCAAATATCATGGATATTGCCGGTGTGCGTGTGATCTGCTCTTTCGAGGAGGATGTGTTCTTTTTGGCAAAGTGCCTAAAAGAACAGTCTGACATTGAAATTATCACAGAGAAAGATTATATTTCACACCCTAAGCCAAATGGCTATCGCAGTCTGCACCTGACGATCCGGTTGCCGGTATTCTTTGCTGAAAAAGAGAGCCGTGTGCCGGTGGAGATACAACTCCGTACAATCGCTATGGACTTCTGGGCAAGTCTTGAGCATACCATCCGCTATAAGAAAAACTTGCCGATAAATACTGAAGTCGAAACTGAACTGAAAGAGTGCGCTGATTCCAGCAGAGAGTGGGACACCAAAATGGAACATCTACTGCACATCTTAACATAA
- a CDS encoding FAD-dependent oxidoreductase gives MKVVIVGGVAGGASAAARIRRLDEHAQIIMIERSGYVSYANCGLPYYVGGVIKEQEELTLQTPESFWDRFRIDVRVRREVTAINPAEKTVTVRALDSGKSYMETYDKLLLAPGAKPTVPALSGVSSERVFTLRTVEDTLRIRRFVEDQKPKTAVLAGGGFIGLEMAENLAEMGVSVTIVQRPKQLLAPLDADMASFVHAEMRRHGVALRLGETVAGFRQDGDSVLTLLEGSEPLHSDMVLLAIGVTPDTHLAKEAGLKLGIRGSIAVNERMETSVPDIYAVGDAVEVTHFVTGQKALISLAGPANKQGRIAADNICGGNSHFHGSQGSSVLKLFSLTAASTGINEKTAQAAEIAYDKVVLFPASHAAYYPGARSMAMKVLYEKESLRLLGAQIVGGDGVDKRIDVLATAIRAGMTALELTEMDLAYAPPYSSAKDPVNMAGFMIEDLESEKVRQFHWNEVEDLPCDGSATLLDVRTAWEYQRGHLDGFRNIPLDDLREHLDELDRGKPVYVNCQTGLRSYLACRLLTQYGFTCAHLSGGYSFYRVVTKEQQTARSAYPCGMEKL, from the coding sequence ATGAAAGTTGTGATCGTAGGCGGCGTGGCGGGCGGCGCGTCTGCCGCCGCCCGCATCCGCCGTTTGGATGAACACGCCCAGATCATTATGATCGAGCGCAGCGGCTATGTGTCCTATGCCAACTGCGGTCTGCCGTATTATGTGGGCGGTGTGATCAAAGAGCAGGAAGAACTGACACTGCAAACTCCGGAGAGCTTCTGGGACCGCTTTCGCATTGATGTACGAGTACGGCGGGAAGTAACTGCGATCAATCCCGCAGAAAAAACCGTCACCGTCCGTGCACTGGACAGCGGAAAGAGCTATATGGAAACCTATGACAAGCTGCTCCTCGCCCCCGGCGCAAAGCCGACGGTTCCTGCGCTTTCCGGCGTCAGCAGTGAGCGTGTTTTCACGCTGCGCACCGTGGAGGACACCCTCCGCATCAGGCGCTTTGTAGAGGATCAGAAGCCGAAAACCGCTGTTTTGGCTGGCGGCGGCTTTATCGGTCTGGAAATGGCGGAAAACCTTGCAGAAATGGGTGTTTCCGTCACCATCGTCCAGCGTCCCAAGCAGCTATTAGCACCACTGGATGCGGATATGGCGAGCTTTGTCCATGCGGAAATGCGCAGACACGGCGTGGCTCTGCGGTTGGGTGAAACCGTCGCCGGATTCCGACAGGACGGAGATTCCGTGCTGACCCTGTTGGAGGGTAGTGAGCCACTGCATTCGGATATGGTGCTGCTGGCCATCGGTGTTACCCCGGATACGCATTTGGCAAAAGAAGCCGGACTCAAACTTGGTATTCGTGGCAGCATCGCTGTCAACGAGCGGATGGAAACCTCCGTGCCGGACATCTATGCTGTGGGCGATGCCGTAGAGGTCACCCATTTCGTGACCGGGCAGAAAGCGTTGATCTCGCTGGCGGGGCCCGCCAACAAGCAGGGACGCATTGCCGCTGACAATATCTGCGGCGGAAACAGCCACTTTCACGGCTCTCAGGGTTCGTCTGTTCTGAAGCTGTTTAGCTTGACCGCGGCCTCTACGGGAATCAATGAAAAAACGGCGCAGGCAGCAGAGATCGCTTACGACAAAGTTGTACTTTTCCCGGCATCCCACGCTGCCTATTATCCCGGCGCACGGTCTATGGCAATGAAGGTACTGTATGAAAAAGAAAGCCTGCGGCTGCTGGGTGCGCAGATCGTTGGCGGCGACGGTGTGGACAAGCGCATTGATGTACTGGCAACGGCCATCCGCGCCGGTATGACGGCGCTGGAGCTGACAGAGATGGACCTCGCCTATGCGCCGCCCTATTCCTCCGCCAAGGATCCGGTAAACATGGCCGGTTTTATGATCGAGGATTTGGAGAGCGAGAAAGTGCGGCAGTTCCATTGGAATGAGGTTGAGGACTTGCCTTGCGATGGCAGTGCGACGCTGCTGGACGTCCGCACGGCGTGGGAGTATCAGCGGGGCCATCTGGATGGCTTTCGGAATATTCCCTTGGACGATCTGCGGGAGCACTTGGACGAGTTAGACCGTGGTAAGCCTGTTTATGTGAATTGCCAGACAGGGCTTCGCAGTTATCTGGCCTGCCGGCTTTTGACGCAGTATGGTTTTACCTGTGCCCATCTCTCCGGCGGATACAGCTTTTATCGGGTCGTAACAAAAGAGCAGCAGACAGCGCGGAGCGCCTATCCCTGCGGAATGGAGAAGCTATGA
- the trxA gene encoding thioredoxin — translation MAELKITAANFENEVLRSDKPVLLDFYADWCGPCKMLSPILHELAEEKSGTLKVGKVNVDEQMELAMRFQVSSIPMLVVFKDGKAVAKSVGYRPKSEIAAMVEGVR, via the coding sequence ATGGCTGAACTGAAAATTACTGCTGCGAATTTTGAAAACGAGGTACTGCGTTCCGACAAACCCGTTTTGCTGGATTTCTACGCGGACTGGTGCGGACCGTGCAAAATGCTCTCTCCCATACTGCATGAGCTTGCCGAAGAAAAAAGCGGTACGCTCAAGGTGGGCAAGGTCAATGTGGACGAGCAAATGGAGCTGGCAATGCGTTTTCAGGTATCCAGCATCCCGATGCTGGTTGTATTCAAGGACGGGAAAGCCGTCGCCAAGTCGGTGGGCTATCGGCCTAAGTCGGAGATCGCCGCAATGGTGGAGGGCGTAAGATGA
- a CDS encoding 4Fe-4S binding protein: protein MKAKHWYDYLWVYAIIYFTLGFFNILFAWLGMIDFLLPLFLAIFGGNKFFCNHLCGRGQLFSKLGTDLKCSRCKPTPRWMSSKWFRYGFLTFFLTMFGNMVFQTYLVAAGAASLREAIKLFWTFRVPWGWTYTAGTVADWVAQFSFGFYSLMLTSLLLGLIVMVLYKPRTWCAFCPMGTMTQGICKLKNKE from the coding sequence ATGAAAGCGAAGCATTGGTACGATTACCTGTGGGTATATGCCATCATCTATTTTACACTGGGCTTCTTCAATATCCTGTTCGCATGGCTGGGCATGATCGATTTTCTGCTGCCGCTGTTCTTAGCCATCTTCGGCGGGAACAAATTCTTTTGCAACCACCTCTGCGGACGAGGTCAACTGTTCAGCAAGCTGGGGACGGACCTTAAATGCTCCCGCTGCAAGCCCACGCCCCGCTGGATGTCCTCCAAGTGGTTCCGTTACGGCTTTTTGACCTTTTTCCTGACGATGTTCGGCAACATGGTGTTCCAGACCTATCTGGTCGCTGCCGGTGCTGCGTCCCTGCGGGAGGCCATTAAGCTGTTCTGGACCTTCCGTGTGCCGTGGGGCTGGACTTACACCGCCGGGACGGTCGCTGATTGGGTGGCGCAGTTCAGCTTTGGCTTTTATAGCCTCATGCTGACCTCTCTGCTGCTGGGTCTGATCGTTATGGTGCTCTACAAGCCCCGCACATGGTGTGCGTTTTGTCCGATGGGAACCATGACGCAGGGTATTTGCAAGCTGAAAAACAAAGAATAA
- a CDS encoding 4Fe-4S binding protein, with the protein MLSKKLAAVDRTRCVACGVCENTCPLGAAKVRRGCYAAVEAERCVGCGKCAKLCPVGCIEVKVRADA; encoded by the coding sequence ATGTTGTCAAAGAAACTGGCCGCCGTAGATAGGACGCGGTGTGTCGCCTGCGGTGTGTGTGAAAATACCTGTCCACTGGGGGCCGCCAAGGTGCGCCGTGGCTGCTACGCCGCCGTGGAGGCGGAACGCTGCGTAGGCTGTGGCAAGTGCGCAAAGCTCTGCCCCGTCGGCTGCATTGAGGTGAAAGTGAGGGCTGACGCATGA
- a CDS encoding ferredoxin-thioredoxin reductase catalytic domain-containing protein has product MRYDKATIKKEVANMKIKLNPDQEIVNTIREGLKRTGGYCPCRRERTEATKCMCQEFKDQIADPDFEGYCHCMLYYKSLQD; this is encoded by the coding sequence ATGCGGTATGATAAAGCCACGATAAAGAAAGAGGTGGCGAACATGAAAATCAAGCTCAATCCCGATCAGGAGATTGTCAATACCATCCGGGAAGGACTCAAGCGCACCGGCGGATACTGTCCCTGCCGCAGAGAGCGCACAGAGGCAACCAAATGTATGTGCCAAGAGTTTAAGGATCAGATTGCCGATCCTGATTTCGAGGGCTACTGCCACTGTATGCTCTATTACAAATCCTTACAGGATTAA
- a CDS encoding rubredoxin, which yields MKYVCDVCGWEYDEEKGYPEGGIAPGTKWKDIPDDFECPLCSVGKDQFSAAE from the coding sequence ATGAAATATGTATGTGATGTGTGTGGTTGGGAATACGATGAAGAAAAGGGCTATCCGGAAGGCGGCATTGCACCGGGTACAAAATGGAAAGATATTCCGGATGATTTTGAATGCCCCTTATGTTCAGTTGGCAAAGATCAGTTTTCTGCGGCTGAGTAA
- a CDS encoding DUF6219 family protein, which yields MKAHKYWSIGAVITMFGTFCTGYKGSKTAHKYLALSSLICMVMAVYTGHKMISGNKKTKRVKQAEAVDIL from the coding sequence ATGAAAGCACATAAATATTGGTCAATCGGAGCGGTAATTACCATGTTTGGAACTTTTTGCACTGGATATAAAGGCTCAAAAACAGCGCATAAGTACCTTGCGCTTAGTTCCTTGATCTGCATGGTTATGGCAGTATATACGGGTCATAAAATGATTTCAGGGAATAAGAAAACAAAGAGAGTAAAACAAGCGGAAGCTGTGGATATTCTTTGA
- a CDS encoding desulfoferrodoxin family protein: MEQKFYICKHCGNIIAKVKDTGVPVICCGEPMSEIIPGTTDAAVEKHVPVWTVENGIVHVKVGSVEHPMLPEHYIEWVSLHTKQGNQRKELHPGEKPEVCFALCEGDEVEAVYAYCNLHSLWKA, from the coding sequence ATGGAGCAGAAGTTTTACATTTGCAAGCATTGCGGCAACATCATTGCCAAGGTCAAGGACACGGGCGTTCCCGTCATCTGCTGCGGTGAGCCGATGAGCGAGATCATCCCCGGCACGACCGACGCGGCCGTGGAGAAGCATGTCCCTGTCTGGACAGTGGAAAACGGCATCGTCCATGTCAAGGTCGGCTCCGTGGAGCATCCCATGCTGCCGGAGCACTACATCGAGTGGGTCTCTCTCCACACCAAGCAGGGCAACCAGCGTAAGGAGCTGCACCCCGGCGAGAAGCCCGAGGTCTGCTTCGCTCTCTGCGAGGGCGACGAGGTCGAAGCGGTCTACGCCTACTGCAACCTCCACAGTCTGTGGAAAGCGTGA
- a CDS encoding Crp/Fnr family transcriptional regulator, with protein MPHPSPTKMGKMWAMQQIMFKGLDRRLAEFLLAEAERTGSDTIRMTHEQIAQHISSAREAVARMLKSFSEDGLVELKRGAITLRDTGGLNHLK; from the coding sequence ATGCCGCATCCCAGTCCTACGAAGATGGGGAAAATGTGGGCGATGCAGCAGATCATGTTCAAGGGATTGGATCGGCGGCTGGCAGAATTTCTCCTGGCCGAAGCGGAGCGTACCGGCTCCGACACGATACGCATGACCCATGAGCAGATCGCCCAGCACATCAGCTCGGCACGGGAGGCGGTGGCGCGGATGCTCAAGAGCTTCTCGGAGGACGGGCTGGTGGAGCTGAAGCGCGGTGCGATCACGCTGCGGGATACAGGCGGATTGAATCACTTAAAATAA
- a CDS encoding RNA polymerase sigma factor — protein MIIYLQMIESDEDKSKFEQLYIMYKGLMFHVAMKILKNEFDAEDAVHQAFLSLIENLKKISDVKCPKTRAYIVIITERKAIDIIRSRSKLVDMEFWESTYGIEIPLPGDHGLADAMARLPAAYRDILLLRYYNGYSVREISSMLHIKKDTAQKQLWRAKAALQKHLKGDA, from the coding sequence TTGATTATCTACTTACAGATGATAGAAAGCGACGAAGATAAATCCAAGTTTGAACAGCTTTACATAATGTACAAGGGCTTGATGTTCCATGTTGCCATGAAAATTCTGAAGAATGAATTTGATGCCGAGGATGCAGTACATCAGGCGTTTCTATCCCTTATTGAGAATCTGAAAAAAATATCGGATGTCAAATGTCCAAAAACCAGAGCTTATATCGTTATTATTACAGAACGGAAAGCAATAGATATCATTCGCAGCCGATCAAAACTGGTAGATATGGAATTTTGGGAGAGTACCTATGGCATCGAAATCCCATTGCCTGGTGATCATGGTTTGGCCGATGCTATGGCACGATTACCGGCTGCCTATCGTGATATCCTATTGCTGCGCTATTATAATGGATACTCTGTACGAGAAATATCATCTATGCTGCATATAAAAAAGGATACCGCACAAAAGCAGCTTTGGAGAGCCAAGGCCGCTTTGCAAAAACATTTGAAAGGAGATGCGTAA
- a CDS encoding DUF4367 domain-containing protein has product MSNMAWSEQELANAAKRVAESMLTSFPSPSECEHVFSDDFEHSMEILRKKSKHRVVAHKIWQRAAVILIVTILSVSTWLTVDIQARERAFQWIKEIYESITIYLFNSEDNEIDHICYEPSWIPDGFSLVDNYQDSDYCLRVYANDTGEKMFSVEYTLMQHTSMSTTAQEYSEVVKVDINGIPANLYIGNETSPEKALIWVDEANQVVFNIQGNISNEDIVHIAQSLILSIPTK; this is encoded by the coding sequence ATGTCAAACATGGCATGGTCAGAACAGGAACTGGCCAACGCGGCAAAGCGTGTAGCAGAGTCCATGCTTACTTCATTCCCGTCTCCCAGTGAATGCGAACATGTATTTTCCGATGATTTTGAACATAGCATGGAGATATTACGAAAAAAAAGCAAGCATAGGGTTGTTGCGCATAAAATATGGCAGCGGGCTGCGGTAATATTAATTGTGACGATTCTGTCTGTCAGCACATGGCTGACAGTTGATATACAGGCAAGAGAGCGCGCCTTCCAATGGATAAAAGAAATCTACGAGAGCATAACGATCTATCTTTTCAATAGCGAAGATAATGAAATAGATCACATCTGTTATGAGCCGTCGTGGATACCGGACGGATTTTCGCTGGTAGATAACTATCAAGATAGCGATTATTGTCTTCGCGTATATGCCAACGATACCGGAGAAAAAATGTTTTCTGTTGAATATACCTTGATGCAGCATACCAGCATGAGCACAACAGCACAGGAGTATAGCGAAGTAGTCAAAGTCGATATCAACGGAATTCCAGCAAATTTATACATTGGCAATGAAACTTCACCAGAAAAAGCTTTAATATGGGTGGACGAAGCGAATCAGGTTGTGTTTAATATACAGGGAAATATCAGCAACGAGGACATAGTGCACATAGCACAATCCCTTATTTTGTCGATTCCTACAAAATAA